GCGACCGCGCCGTCCGCGTCGTGTTCCGCCGAGGTCTCCGGACCGTAGGTCAGTTCCCGCGACCCGGCGTTCTGGTGGTAGGCGTTGCCGTACATGCCGGGCGTGTGCGCGGCGACCGGAACGCTGCACTGGTGCCATTCGTAGGGCTCGATCTTCCCGATGTGCTGCACGAGGTAGCGGTTGATGTCATCGGCGCGGAAGACCTTCACGACCGAGGCCAGGCGGCGGATGAACTGGTCCAGCGCCTCGTCCACATTGCCCTTCTGGCGGGCGTAGTAGAAGAACTCGACGGGCTCGATCGTCGCCGTCATGACGATGAGGCGCGGAGCCACCTCGCCCTTGTTCTTGTACCGAGCCTTCGCAGGCGAAGCGTTGTACGGATCGAGCAGCAGCAACCAGTCGTTCGCGTCCATCGCCGAGGCCCGCAGATCGTCCAGCAGCAGCACCTCCTCGCCTCGCCAGTCATCAAGCGGATTCCCCGTCGCGGCCCGGTAGACCTGCCACCGCTCGCCGTGCGCGTTCGCCGCATTGATCGCCTCGGTGATGAAGTCCGTGGCGAACCGGGTCTTGCCGATCCCAGCATCCCCATGGACAAACACCACGTGCGTCGAGAAAGCACCGGCGCGCAGCTTCGCCGCCGCCCGGTACGCGCGGCGCTGGCCGTAGGCCGACAGCGCGTCGTCGATCTCCCGCTGATGCCGCGAGTAGATGTCGAACAGCCCATCGGTGAGCATGATCTGATCCCGCGTGATCTCGCCCTGGAGCACGCGCTCGCGCATGTCCTCGAAGTTCTCCGCGACGACCTTCTTTTTCACGTGGGC
The Corynebacterium breve genome window above contains:
- a CDS encoding Rep family protein gives rise to the protein MLLTMSLAVVVVAKQENNPTSIGLAQQLDPSYWTWAADDPSGAALLQQGAGAILSYLVERLEAIGCEVIEAYGIVHDRDEREVWSDAEKALVVEPKPDHLHAVIKFASRAKSAPLDRLAFGIGVEPQYVEKPGRGRYAFDNMLSYLTHVKYADKHQYAPSEVATVRGPDYLGIDAQRRETWLKGRAHVKKKVVAENFEDMRERVLQGEITRDQIMLTDGLFDIYSRHQREIDDALSAYGQRRAYRAAAKLRAGAFSTHVVFVHGDAGIGKTRFATDFITEAINAANAHGERWQVYRAATGNPLDDWRGEEVLLLDDLRASAMDANDWLLLLDPYNASPAKARYKNKGEVAPRLIVMTATIEPVEFFYYARQKGNVDEALDQFIRRLASVVKVFRADDINRYLVQHIGKIEPYEWHQCSVPVAAHTPGMYGNAYHQNAGSRELTYGPETSAEHDADGAVAELLGGLAVRSPDVPLALIGGAA